The Bacteroidota bacterium genomic sequence TTGATTGCAATGTTTTGGTTGACGAAGTGATTTCTGAGCTGGCAGTGTCAATCAATGAAAGTAAAGCGCAAATAAGAGTGGGTACTCTTCCTGTTTTAACGGGAAATCAATCCGAACTCAGGCGGTTGTTCATGAATCTTCTTGGCAATGCCATTAAATTCAGAAAGAAAAATGCAGCTCTTGAAATCGATATTTCTGTGACGGAAAAAGAACATGAATTTCTTTTTGCAGTTAGAGATAACGGTATCGGGATTGAAGAACAGTATTCCGACAGAATCTTTATTATTTTTCAGCGCCTGCATCTTGATAATGAATATCCGGGTACCGGAATCGGTCTCGCCGCATGCAGTAAAATTGCGACATTGCATAATGGGAAAATTTGGGTTGAATCAGCATTGGATAAAGGCAGTACGTTTTATTTTACTATATCGAAAACAATTGAAGGATAATAAGCAATTTGATGAAACCGATAAATTGCATTCTTTTAATCGACGACAACGCCACTGATAATGTCTTTCATCAGATTATTATCAACGATGCCGATATCTGCAACTGTCTGAACATTGTCACGGGCGGTCAGGAAGGGCTGGAATATATTATTAAATCTGCAGAACCAGAAAGTACACGGCCTAAACCCGACCTTATTTACCTTGATATAAACATGCCGCGGATGAATGGTTTCGAGTTTTTGGAGGAATATGAGAAATTAGATTCGAAATTGAAAACAGGCATTCACATCATCATGCTTACTACTTCTTTAAATCCTGTCGATAAATTCCGTGCTCTGGCAGATAAAAGTGTGATGGATTTTCAGAATAAACCACTCACGGTGGAAATGCTTCAACAAACCGCTAAAAAATATTTTTCTGAAAAATAAGCAGATGAGAAAAGAAGATAAATCAGTCAACGATATTCTTCGCAAAAGAGCTGAAAAGGCACTGAGCGCGCAGCTTTCAAAATCTGAAGAAAAATACAGCGAAACCAATGTCAGGAAATTAATTCACGAGCTTGAGGTACATCAGATTGAACTTGAAATGCAAAATCTGGAACTCACTCAAGCACAAAATAAAGCAACTGAATTATCTGAAAAACTTACTGAATTATACGACTTTGCTCCTTCTGGCTATTTCACACTTTCAAAAGATGGAAAAATACGCGAGCTAAACCTCGGAGGTGCCCACATGCTGGGCAAAGAGCGCTCACGCTTGATTAACAGCCTTTTCTCGTTTTTCGTAACAGACGATAAAAAAAAAGTATTCAATAGTTTTCTTGACAGGGTTTTTAATAACAATGGTACTGAATCGTGCGAGATTACTTTTGCGCTGAATGGTGAATTTCCTATGTGCGTTTACCTTTCGGGAGTTGCAACAAAAGAAGCCGAACACTGTCATATTACCGCTGTAGACATCACCGCAAGCAAGAAATCTGAAAAAGCCCTGAAAGAAAGTGAGGCGAAGCTTCGAAGCTCTTTCGATCAATCACCTGTTGGCTCTGTTATTGTTGATTTCAATAAGTGCTTTACACGATGCAACGAAACTTTTTGCAAATTCATCGGTTATACCGAAGATGAACTTATTGGAAAAGGAATAGCCGATATTACCCATCCTGACGATGTAGAATTGGGAATAGCTGAGATGAAACAAATTCTGGACGGAGAAATACCCTCATCCACGGTTCAGAAACGATATATCCGCAAAGATGGTTCTATTGTTTGGGGCGAAGCAAGAATTTCTGTCGTTCGCGATTCAAACAATCGACCGTTATATTTTCTGCCTGTAATTTTCGATATTACGGCCCGTAAAATGGCAGAAGAAGCCACAGCTCTCGCCAATAGCCGCATTCGACAGTTAATCGATTCCAATATTATCGGGGTAATTATTGCCGATGCCAACGGGAAAATTCTGGAAGCAAATAATTATTATCTCGAAATGCTTGGCTATACGGCAGCCGATTTTAATGAAGGCAAAGTTGACTGGAGGAAAATTACACCACCTGAATGGCTACCCGCCGATGAACGCGCCATCAGCGAATTGCGTAAAGCAGGCATTTGTATCCCTTACGAAAAAGAATACTTCCATGTTAATGGCTCACGCGTTTCTGTACTTCTTACGGATGCACTTTTACCCGGTCCGGGTGAACAAATTGTTGCGTTTGCACAGAATATTACCGAACGCAAGGAAGCTGAAGCGGCATTGCGCAATAGCGAAAGTCTGTACCACCTTATCACCGATAAAATTTCAGATGTGGTGTGGCTTATGGACCTTAACGGAAAGAGCCTTTTTGTCTCTCCGTCTATCGTTCAATTTACCGGATTTTCGGTTGAGGAATATTTGAATCAGTCGTTTATTGAGCGGTTTTCTCACGAATCGGCTATCTACGCCTTGGAAAATTTCAGAAAAGAAGTACATCTGTATACCTCTGCTAAAACGCAACCGCCGGATTATAAAAAAATAATGGTTCTGGAGTATCGGTGTAAAGATGGCAGCTTAAAAACCGGTGAAGTCCTTATTACACCTTACTTTGATGATAACAATAGATGTATTGGACTGCATGGCGTTACAAGAGATATTACGCAACGCAAAATTGTAGAGGAGAAACTGAACCTGGTCGAAAAAAATTACCGCACAATTTTTGAAAATGTTCAGGACGTATTTTATCGTACTGACCTAAGTGGGATAATATTTGAGATTAGTCCGTCAATAAAATATTTTTCAGACTTCTTGCCCGAGGAACTGATTGGCTTTCCCGTTGAAAATATTTATTATAATCCGGCCGACCGCAATATTTTTATAAAAGCAATTTCGGAAAAAGGAGAACTCAGAGATTATGAACTGAGGCTGAAAACCAAATCGGGCGACATCAGATATGCGTCCATAAATGCCCGTCTTATTTTCGATGAAAATGGGAAGCCGCATCATATCGATGGCGCTTTAAGAGATATTACAAAAAGAAAGCTGGCAGAGCAGTCGCTGGAACAAATACATAATCAGTTATTCAAAATTTCCGAACAGGTGCCCGGCGTTATTTACCAGTACAGGCTTTTTGCCGATGGAAAATCATGTTTTCCATACTCCAGTTCCGGCATGAACGATATTTATGAATATGCACCCGATGAAGTGCGCGAAGACGCTACGCCTGTCTTCGGCCGAATTCATCCCGATGACCTGCAAAATGTTTCGGATCTTATTTTTGAATCAGCCAGAACACTCAATCATTTTAATTGCGAATTTCGAGTTGTGCTTCCCCGGCAAGGATTGCGCTGGCGATACAGCGATGCAATGCCCGAACGTATGCCCGACAACAGCACCTTGTGGCATGGCATAATTTATGACATCACCGACCGCAAACTCGCAGAACTGGCATTGCAAAAGAAATCAGATGAACTTGAACATCTGAACAGCCATTTTGTCGGTCGCGAAATAAAAATGATTGAACTCAAAAAAGAAATCAATGAGCTGCTGAAACAAGCCGGACAGAAAGAAAAATACGTGATTCATTAAGCACAAAAAAAGCCCCGTTTATTATAAACGGGGCTTTTTTATAAAGAATAGAAAACTACCACAGTGTTTTGTAAATAATCGTCTTGGCTTGTCCGTTGCCGTATGCAACACCAATATCGCGGTATGCTTTGATCATATCGCGCTCCAAACCAATTTCCTGTTCCCATTTAAAATTCCATTCGCGTTTATCAACTTCCAGAATTCTCTTGCCAATTTTATCCGATAATGCTTTTGCGTCTCCATAACACGACGATTTTGGGTCAATGGTTGAAAGGATTGCTCCGGCAGCTTGTGCGGCATCCCAACTCTGACTTGCATTCCATGTGTTTTGAGCTTCGTTGAGTTTGGTCTTGCATTCGAAATCAATCTTTTGTTGAAAGATAGGGGCAACCGCATTCATACATTTATTCCAACAATCGCTGCACGCATCAGGAACATTGGTAAGATTCCAGATGGCTTCGTCAAAATTGTTCATACCGGCAGCCGTTTTGGCTCCTTTGATGATAAAATCGCACTGGGCATTGTAATACTCTATAATTTTTGTTTTCCCTTTTTCCAGGAATGCCTGATAATTGGGATCGTT encodes the following:
- a CDS encoding response regulator, with the translated sequence MKPINCILLIDDNATDNVFHQIIINDADICNCLNIVTGGQEGLEYIIKSAEPESTRPKPDLIYLDINMPRMNGFEFLEEYEKLDSKLKTGIHIIMLTTSLNPVDKFRALADKSVMDFQNKPLTVEMLQQTAKKYFSEK
- a CDS encoding PAS domain S-box protein, encoding MRKEDKSVNDILRKRAEKALSAQLSKSEEKYSETNVRKLIHELEVHQIELEMQNLELTQAQNKATELSEKLTELYDFAPSGYFTLSKDGKIRELNLGGAHMLGKERSRLINSLFSFFVTDDKKKVFNSFLDRVFNNNGTESCEITFALNGEFPMCVYLSGVATKEAEHCHITAVDITASKKSEKALKESEAKLRSSFDQSPVGSVIVDFNKCFTRCNETFCKFIGYTEDELIGKGIADITHPDDVELGIAEMKQILDGEIPSSTVQKRYIRKDGSIVWGEARISVVRDSNNRPLYFLPVIFDITARKMAEEATALANSRIRQLIDSNIIGVIIADANGKILEANNYYLEMLGYTAADFNEGKVDWRKITPPEWLPADERAISELRKAGICIPYEKEYFHVNGSRVSVLLTDALLPGPGEQIVAFAQNITERKEAEAALRNSESLYHLITDKISDVVWLMDLNGKSLFVSPSIVQFTGFSVEEYLNQSFIERFSHESAIYALENFRKEVHLYTSAKTQPPDYKKIMVLEYRCKDGSLKTGEVLITPYFDDNNRCIGLHGVTRDITQRKIVEEKLNLVEKNYRTIFENVQDVFYRTDLSGIIFEISPSIKYFSDFLPEELIGFPVENIYYNPADRNIFIKAISEKGELRDYELRLKTKSGDIRYASINARLIFDENGKPHHIDGALRDITKRKLAEQSLEQIHNQLFKISEQVPGVIYQYRLFADGKSCFPYSSSGMNDIYEYAPDEVREDATPVFGRIHPDDLQNVSDLIFESARTLNHFNCEFRVVLPRQGLRWRYSDAMPERMPDNSTLWHGIIYDITDRKLAELALQKKSDELEHLNSHFVGREIKMIELKKEINELLKQAGQKEKYVIH